In Streptomyces durocortorensis, a genomic segment contains:
- a CDS encoding 4'-phosphopantetheinyl transferase family protein, which produces MIERLLPSDVSCAATRAETVPDGTLFPEEEALVVKGVAKRRNDFATARACARRAMAGLGLPPAPVLHGHRGRPLWPEGIVGSLTHCGGYRAAALARATDVLSLGIDAEPHAPLPVDVRELVALPAERERIGPPAPEGTDAIHWDRVLFSAKESVFKVWYPVTRLELDFTEADLVFRQAEGGVDGGTKDGVAEGSFAARLLRTDPALPTVLEGRWRIEEGIAVTAVLVRPDWAENDGR; this is translated from the coding sequence GTGATCGAGCGGCTGTTGCCCTCCGACGTCTCCTGCGCCGCCACCCGCGCGGAGACCGTCCCGGACGGAACCCTCTTCCCCGAGGAGGAGGCGCTGGTCGTCAAGGGCGTCGCCAAGCGCAGGAACGACTTCGCGACGGCGCGTGCCTGCGCCCGCCGCGCCATGGCCGGGCTCGGCCTGCCCCCGGCCCCCGTGCTCCACGGCCACCGGGGGAGGCCACTGTGGCCCGAGGGCATCGTCGGAAGCCTCACCCACTGCGGCGGCTACCGAGCGGCCGCGCTGGCGCGGGCAACGGACGTGCTGTCGCTGGGCATCGACGCGGAGCCGCACGCCCCGCTCCCCGTCGACGTACGGGAGTTGGTGGCCCTGCCCGCCGAACGCGAGCGGATCGGCCCTCCCGCACCGGAAGGCACGGACGCCATCCACTGGGACCGCGTTCTGTTCAGCGCCAAGGAGAGCGTCTTCAAGGTCTGGTATCCGGTCACCCGACTCGAACTCGACTTCACGGAAGCCGATCTGGTGTTTCGTCAGGCAGAGGGAGGGGTGGACGGCGGCACGAAGGACGGGGTGGCCGAGGGCTCCTTCGCCGCCCGGTTGCTGCGGACCGACCCGGCCCTGCCGACGGTGCTGGAGGGGCGCTGGCGCATCGAGGAGGGCATCGCCGTCACGGCGGTGCTGGTGCGGCCCGACTGGGCGGAGAACGACGGCCGATGA
- a CDS encoding glycosyltransferase family 2 protein, whose amino-acid sequence MEESPARSVHLAVLMTSHDHRTRTLSALRALEEQRGLPAGTTLGVHLVDTGSTDGTPEAVRLRYPAVEVMTVGPGVLRSQALRIASRNSRSGGGGGGPLGAPGGPSHTWTHQLWLDDGVELHPDALATLLGTAEAVGPDAVVVGAVRNAYGDTVYSGRRGRSLALVEPGEHRPERCDTYDGRVVLLSRAVYDLVGDPDKVFRHRMGDYDHGCRARRAGVHAFVAPGHAGACADGPDAPGSREPGIGVREALRRVTSVRELPPRQWCVYCLRHTWPWAPLLMLSPYARTAARATLGRWRG is encoded by the coding sequence ATGGAGGAGTCCCCTGCGCGCTCCGTTCACCTGGCCGTGCTGATGACGAGTCACGACCACCGTACGAGGACGCTGTCCGCGCTGCGCGCCCTGGAGGAGCAGCGCGGGCTCCCCGCCGGGACGACGCTCGGCGTGCACCTGGTCGACACCGGCAGCACCGACGGCACGCCGGAGGCGGTACGGCTGCGGTATCCGGCCGTGGAGGTCATGACGGTGGGCCCGGGCGTCCTCCGCAGCCAGGCGCTGCGCATCGCGAGCCGCAACAGCCGGAGCGGGGGCGGAGGCGGGGGCCCGCTCGGCGCGCCCGGCGGGCCGAGCCACACATGGACGCATCAGCTGTGGCTCGACGACGGCGTCGAACTGCACCCGGACGCGCTCGCGACCCTGCTGGGAACGGCGGAGGCGGTCGGACCCGACGCGGTCGTCGTGGGCGCGGTCCGCAACGCGTACGGAGACACCGTGTACTCCGGGCGGCGGGGCAGGTCCCTGGCGCTCGTCGAGCCCGGCGAGCACCGGCCCGAGCGCTGCGACACCTACGACGGGCGGGTCGTGCTGCTGTCCCGTGCCGTGTACGACCTGGTCGGGGACCCCGACAAGGTCTTCCGCCACCGGATGGGCGACTACGACCACGGGTGCCGCGCCCGGCGGGCCGGGGTGCACGCGTTCGTCGCCCCCGGCCACGCGGGCGCGTGCGCGGACGGCCCGGACGCTCCCGGCTCGCGGGAACCGGGCATCGGCGTCCGGGAGGCGCTGCGCCGGGTGACGTCCGTACGGGAACTGCCGCCCCGTCAGTGGTGCGTCTACTGCCTGCGCCACACCTGGCCGTGGGCGCCACTGCTGATGCTCTCCCCGTACGCACGGACCGCGGCCCGAGCCACCCTCGGACGGTGGCGGGGGTGA
- the ddaH gene encoding dimethylargininase — translation MDRPSPPGPSTSPRWAAASPTAPDDRDPPMRTARARHYLMCRPTHFDVVYSINPWMDPTKPVDTPLAIAQWERLREVYLNLGHTVDTIDPVPGLPDMVFAANGATVIAGRALVARFRDAERRAEGPAYHDWLRDNGFPELRTAAFTNEGEGDYLPVGDWLLAGTGFRSDPRSHDEAQEFFGRPVIGLQLVDPDYYHLDTALTALDENTVAYHPGAFSPGSRAVLERLFPDAVRASAADAAAFGLNATSDGHNVVLPQNATGLADQLRDRGFNPIGVDLSELLKAGGSVKCCTLELRRAH, via the coding sequence ATTGATCGCCCAAGCCCTCCTGGACCGAGCACTTCACCTCGATGGGCGGCTGCCTCACCGACCGCCCCTGACGATCGGGACCCACCCATGCGTACCGCACGCGCCCGGCACTACCTCATGTGCCGGCCCACCCACTTCGACGTGGTCTACTCCATCAACCCCTGGATGGACCCGACGAAGCCCGTCGACACCCCACTGGCCATCGCCCAGTGGGAGCGGCTGCGCGAGGTCTACCTGAACCTCGGGCACACCGTCGACACGATCGACCCCGTCCCCGGCCTTCCCGACATGGTCTTCGCCGCCAACGGCGCGACCGTCATCGCGGGCCGGGCTCTCGTGGCCCGGTTCCGTGACGCCGAACGTAGAGCGGAAGGCCCGGCCTACCACGACTGGCTGCGCGACAACGGCTTTCCGGAGCTGCGCACGGCCGCCTTCACCAACGAGGGGGAGGGCGACTATCTCCCCGTCGGGGACTGGCTGTTGGCGGGCACCGGCTTCCGCAGCGACCCGCGCTCCCACGACGAGGCGCAGGAGTTCTTCGGACGTCCGGTGATCGGACTGCAGCTCGTCGACCCCGACTACTACCACCTGGACACCGCCCTGACGGCGCTCGACGAGAACACGGTCGCCTACCACCCGGGCGCCTTCTCCCCCGGCAGCCGGGCCGTGCTGGAGCGCCTGTTCCCGGACGCGGTCCGCGCCTCCGCCGCCGACGCCGCGGCGTTCGGGCTGAACGCGACATCGGACGGCCACAACGTGGTGCTCCCGCAGAACGCGACCGGTCTGGCCGACCAGCTCCGCGACCGGGGCTTCAACCCGATCGGCGTGGACCTCTCGGAGCTCCTCAAGGCGGGCGGCAGCGTGAAGTGCTGCACGCTGGAGCTCCGCCGGGCCCACTGA
- a CDS encoding histidine phosphatase family protein gives MTIRVMLASPAMNAALREARFDGDAPLDRSGRELAEAAAGAVPEAGTHLSGPSTRCLGTAAALGLAAVVTEPALAGWDLGRWTGRRLDEVGAAEPAEVAAWLSDPSAAPHGGESLRDLVGRTGGYLDTLQGPGGGSGGGVLAVVEPSVVRAAVVHGLRLPLEAFWRLDVAPLSLTELAGRSGRWNVRLGRPLTSATPGPFVD, from the coding sequence ATGACGATACGGGTGATGTTGGCCTCACCGGCGATGAACGCGGCCCTGAGGGAGGCCCGCTTCGACGGCGACGCCCCGCTGGACCGGTCCGGGCGGGAGCTCGCGGAGGCGGCGGCCGGTGCGGTGCCGGAGGCCGGGACCCACCTGAGCGGCCCGTCCACGCGGTGCCTCGGGACCGCCGCCGCGCTCGGGCTGGCGGCCGTCGTGACCGAACCGGCCCTGGCGGGCTGGGACCTGGGGCGCTGGACCGGCCGTCGGCTCGACGAGGTGGGAGCGGCCGAACCGGCGGAGGTGGCGGCCTGGCTCAGCGACCCTTCGGCGGCCCCGCACGGAGGCGAATCGCTGCGGGACCTGGTGGGGCGGACCGGGGGGTACCTGGACACCCTCCAGGGTCCGGGCGGCGGGAGCGGCGGGGGCGTCCTCGCGGTCGTCGAGCCCTCGGTGGTCCGGGCGGCGGTCGTCCACGGTCTGCGGCTGCCCCTGGAGGCGTTCTGGCGACTGGACGTCGCCCCGCTCTCGCTGACCGAACTCGCCGGGCGGTCGGGCCGCTGGAACGTACGGCTGGGGCGCCCCCTTACCTCCGCCACCCCCGGCCCGTTCGTTGACTGA
- a CDS encoding CbtA family protein encodes MNSISVRALLVRGMLAGLIAGALALAVAYFLGESQVDAAIALEEAHSHAGHGGGEEEELVSRTMQATGGLATALLVFGVAAGGIAAVVVSYALGRIGNFGPRATAALIAGAALLTVYIVPFLKYPANPPAVGNPDTIGQRTTLFFLMVALSVLLAVAAVIVGKRLAPGLGNWNATIAAAAGFVVVIGIAHAFLPSFDEVGKDFPASLLWKFRLSTLAVQVTFWSGFGLIFGYLTERLLTPAAGAGRQEAEEGAVVGAS; translated from the coding sequence GTGAACTCCATATCTGTCAGGGCTCTGCTCGTGCGCGGCATGCTCGCGGGCCTGATCGCGGGCGCACTCGCGCTCGCCGTCGCCTACTTCCTCGGTGAGTCCCAGGTGGACGCCGCCATCGCCCTCGAAGAGGCCCACAGCCACGCCGGCCACGGCGGGGGCGAGGAGGAGGAGTTGGTCAGCCGCACCATGCAGGCCACCGGCGGACTCGCCACGGCCCTGCTGGTCTTCGGCGTCGCGGCGGGCGGGATCGCCGCCGTCGTGGTCTCGTACGCGCTGGGCCGTATCGGCAACTTCGGCCCGCGGGCCACGGCCGCACTGATCGCCGGAGCGGCCCTGCTCACCGTCTACATCGTGCCGTTCCTGAAGTACCCGGCGAACCCGCCGGCCGTCGGCAACCCCGACACCATCGGGCAGCGCACCACTCTGTTCTTTCTGATGGTCGCCCTCAGCGTGCTGCTGGCCGTCGCCGCCGTCATCGTCGGCAAGCGGCTCGCACCCGGCCTGGGCAACTGGAACGCGACCATCGCGGCGGCCGCCGGTTTCGTCGTCGTGATCGGCATCGCCCATGCCTTCCTGCCCTCGTTCGACGAGGTCGGCAAGGACTTCCCGGCCAGCCTGCTGTGGAAGTTCCGGCTCTCGACGCTCGCCGTCCAGGTCACGTTCTGGAGTGGCTTCGGCCTGATCTTCGGCTACCTCACGGAGCGCCTCCTGACGCCCGCCGCGGGAGCGGGGCGTCAGGAGGCCGAAGAAGGAGCCGTAGTCGGGGCGTCCTGA
- a CDS encoding PI-PLC domain-containing protein codes for MSAEPITNPLRPGQGPAPLRSGPLVPVVAFLLAALCVTTVALTATVRGTAASPGFYQAVLDEESAYDRLYSEVLVDPELSPLTRDLLARLPVPEALVTSNIKVVLPPDTVRALTDQQIHAVTGYLRGEDDELRLRVDITPVLENLGDLARIYFGDLVASLQGRDQPDFDRFTADLNSALDELKEGRAPALPALPLTDEQADRAADALLAAAPGQERAALRPEVEVALAEGDVATALAATVAAVLSDSSRNAAAGLRTTLQGGTWDLTGTLTAAGNDLTALEQTRDGIRFLPLLQILAATLALAALATLWSTGPAAPARRVMRLGQALACGGALTAATVLLARLITGGRFFTTPSSWAPSVTGLVDDLQRTAVDQVVATGLGAALVALVGGVLLTGAGGALLVHPGRLLPPTPAVLRGTAAGVACAALAGVLIVPPVFGPSAPRRCQGSSRLCELRYDEVAHLTSHNAMSTTADRFIGPLQDPDITTQLSTGVRALQLDTYRWESPQDITARLDTPEFTPEQRRLISGAVDRANPPREGLWLCHSVCRAGAVELVPALTDIGDWLRAHPAEIVTLIIQDDISAEDTERAFRAAGLDDLLHTPAENPDEPWPTLAEMIDSGRRLVVFAEKADGPAPWYRNFYRYGMETPFAFRSPSDMTCEPNRGGTGKRLFLLNHFITDGGGSRLDAGQVNTREWVLERARACEAERGRPVTFIAVDYTTIGDALGAVNELNSRRAQK; via the coding sequence GTGAGCGCCGAACCGATCACGAACCCGCTCCGGCCCGGGCAGGGGCCCGCCCCGCTCCGGTCCGGCCCTCTCGTTCCGGTGGTCGCCTTCCTGCTCGCCGCGCTGTGCGTGACGACCGTCGCCCTGACCGCCACCGTTCGCGGCACCGCCGCCTCGCCCGGCTTCTACCAGGCCGTACTTGACGAGGAGTCGGCGTACGACCGGCTCTACAGCGAGGTGCTCGTCGACCCGGAACTCTCGCCCCTCACCCGTGATCTGCTGGCCCGCCTGCCCGTGCCCGAGGCGCTGGTGACGTCCAACATCAAGGTCGTGCTTCCGCCCGACACCGTGCGGGCGCTGACCGACCAGCAGATCCACGCGGTCACCGGCTATCTGCGCGGCGAGGACGACGAACTGCGGCTGCGGGTGGACATCACCCCGGTGCTGGAGAACCTCGGCGACCTCGCCCGTATCTACTTCGGCGACCTGGTGGCCAGCCTCCAGGGACGCGACCAGCCGGACTTCGATCGCTTCACCGCCGACCTCAACTCCGCGCTCGACGAGCTGAAGGAGGGCCGGGCGCCCGCCCTGCCCGCCCTGCCGCTCACCGACGAGCAGGCCGACCGGGCCGCCGACGCCCTGCTGGCGGCCGCCCCGGGGCAGGAGCGGGCCGCCCTGCGCCCCGAGGTCGAGGTGGCCCTGGCGGAAGGGGACGTGGCCACCGCCCTGGCGGCCACCGTCGCGGCCGTCCTCTCCGACAGCTCACGGAACGCCGCGGCCGGCCTCCGCACCACGCTCCAGGGCGGTACGTGGGACCTCACCGGCACCCTGACCGCCGCCGGGAACGACCTCACGGCCCTGGAGCAGACGCGCGACGGGATACGGTTCCTGCCCCTGCTCCAGATCCTCGCCGCCACCCTGGCCCTGGCCGCTCTCGCGACGCTCTGGTCCACCGGTCCCGCCGCCCCGGCCCGACGGGTGATGCGGCTGGGCCAGGCGCTCGCCTGCGGAGGCGCCCTGACCGCCGCGACCGTCCTCCTGGCCCGCCTCATCACCGGAGGACGGTTCTTCACCACGCCGTCCTCCTGGGCCCCGAGCGTCACCGGCCTCGTCGACGACCTCCAGCGCACCGCCGTGGACCAGGTGGTGGCCACCGGTCTCGGCGCCGCCCTCGTGGCCCTCGTCGGCGGCGTGCTCCTCACCGGCGCGGGCGGGGCGCTCCTGGTGCACCCGGGCCGACTGCTGCCCCCGACCCCGGCCGTGCTGCGCGGTACGGCGGCGGGCGTGGCCTGCGCCGCACTGGCCGGAGTCCTGATCGTGCCGCCCGTGTTCGGCCCGTCCGCGCCCCGCCGCTGCCAGGGCAGCAGCCGTCTGTGCGAGCTGCGCTACGACGAGGTCGCCCACCTCACCTCCCACAACGCCATGTCCACGACGGCCGACCGGTTCATCGGTCCCCTCCAGGACCCCGACATCACCACCCAGCTCAGCACCGGTGTCCGGGCCCTCCAACTGGACACCTACCGCTGGGAGAGCCCGCAGGACATCACGGCACGGCTCGACACCCCCGAGTTCACCCCCGAACAGCGGCGGCTGATCTCCGGCGCCGTCGACCGGGCCAACCCGCCGCGCGAGGGCCTCTGGCTCTGCCACAGCGTCTGCCGCGCCGGAGCCGTCGAACTGGTCCCGGCCCTGACCGACATCGGGGACTGGCTCCGCGCGCACCCCGCCGAGATCGTGACGCTGATCATCCAGGACGACATCAGCGCCGAGGACACCGAGAGGGCGTTCCGCGCGGCAGGCCTCGACGACCTCCTGCACACCCCCGCCGAGAACCCGGACGAACCGTGGCCCACGCTGGCGGAGATGATCGACAGCGGCCGACGGCTGGTGGTCTTCGCCGAGAAGGCCGACGGACCGGCACCCTGGTACCGCAACTTCTACCGGTACGGAATGGAGACCCCGTTCGCCTTCCGCAGCCCCTCCGACATGACGTGCGAGCCGAACCGCGGCGGCACCGGCAAACGGCTCTTCCTGCTCAACCACTTCATCACCGACGGGGGCGGCAGCCGCCTGGACGCCGGGCAGGTCAACACCCGCGAATGGGTCCTGGAGCGGGCTCGCGCCTGCGAGGCGGAACGCGGCCGTCCGGTGACCTTCATCGCGGTCGACTACACGACGATCGGCGACGCCCTCGGAGCGGTGAACGAACTCAACTCCCGCCGCGCGCAGAAGTGA
- a CDS encoding MraY family glycosyltransferase → MNVLGIIASGVAALFITVVLAKGARRAALRPPVPYEPGGRAPRTRCRAMGGATVVLGVGTAAGGALWLGAVDGSADPVAGMLAGAAIVAALGLVHDLKPLRAALRLAVQWAAAVLVVCLADLSPAAGALAVLWIVLVTNAFALLDHSDGALPAVGIVTASGLLACAALDGGTGPALLPAALAAGLIGFLPHSWRPARLHLGGCGAQFTGFVLASSGALIQAAAPSGRAAWAALPVLATVALADAALVVTSRRRAGRSPLRDADDHIAHRLRRVRVTVPGAAILLALWAGVSVAAGTLVYAQVLHPALLLVPSAGTVAAVLALLRIPAYAARPRPAARRTPTGRTKGATPTAPTPSCTRLAPAASAAPSGPGAPALARPTAVTPAPAPAKPEPIISAPAFTAAGHPTVPPPPAGRSAAPLAAERS, encoded by the coding sequence GTGAACGTGCTGGGGATCATCGCCTCCGGTGTGGCCGCGCTGTTCATCACGGTCGTACTCGCCAAGGGCGCCCGCCGCGCGGCGCTCCGGCCCCCCGTCCCGTACGAACCCGGCGGGCGGGCCCCACGGACCCGGTGCCGGGCCATGGGCGGTGCGACGGTCGTCCTCGGTGTCGGTACGGCGGCCGGCGGGGCCCTGTGGCTCGGTGCGGTGGACGGCTCCGCGGACCCGGTGGCGGGGATGCTCGCCGGGGCCGCGATCGTGGCCGCTCTCGGGCTGGTCCACGACCTCAAGCCGCTGCGGGCCGCCCTCCGCCTCGCCGTTCAGTGGGCGGCCGCGGTCCTCGTCGTCTGCCTCGCGGATCTGTCACCGGCGGCGGGCGCCCTGGCCGTGCTCTGGATCGTGCTCGTCACCAACGCCTTCGCCCTGCTGGACCACTCCGACGGGGCCCTGCCCGCTGTCGGCATCGTCACCGCCTCCGGGCTGCTCGCCTGCGCGGCCCTCGACGGCGGTACCGGACCGGCCCTCCTCCCGGCCGCCCTCGCCGCGGGCCTCATCGGCTTCCTGCCCCACAGCTGGCGCCCCGCTCGCCTCCACCTGGGTGGGTGCGGCGCGCAGTTCACCGGATTCGTCCTGGCGTCCTCCGGTGCGCTGATCCAGGCGGCCGCCCCGTCCGGGCGCGCCGCGTGGGCCGCGCTGCCGGTGCTGGCGACGGTGGCCCTCGCCGACGCCGCCCTCGTCGTGACCTCCCGTCGCCGCGCCGGGCGTTCCCCGCTGCGGGACGCGGACGACCACATCGCGCACCGACTGCGCCGGGTCCGCGTCACCGTGCCGGGGGCGGCGATCCTCCTGGCCCTCTGGGCGGGCGTGTCGGTGGCGGCCGGAACGCTGGTGTACGCGCAGGTGCTGCACCCCGCCCTCCTCCTCGTACCGTCGGCCGGGACCGTGGCCGCCGTGCTCGCCCTGCTGAGGATTCCGGCGTACGCCGCCCGGCCCCGCCCCGCCGCCCGGCGCACCCCGACGGGACGCACCAAGGGCGCCACGCCCACGGCCCCCACGCCGAGCTGCACCCGGCTCGCGCCTGCCGCGTCGGCCGCCCCGTCCGGGCCCGGGGCCCCCGCCCTCGCGAGGCCCACGGCGGTCACCCCCGCACCCGCCCCCGCGAAACCCGAGCCGATCATCTCCGCCCCCGCCTTCACCGCCGCGGGTCACCCCACCGTGCCTCCGCCCCCCGCCGGCCGTTCCGCCGCTCCCCTCGCCGCCGAGCGGAGCTGA
- a CDS encoding metallophosphoesterase family protein, with protein MTAPSEPAPHGAPAAVPSPGEGPRPPGAGRLLAVSDLHAAVTDNRPIVESLHPTSDADWLIVAGDVAERPEDIRWALELLAERFAHVIWTPGNHELWTLDKDPVQLRGEARYTYLVELCRSLGVTTPEDPFPLWPGPEGPVAVAPLFLLYDYTFRAPGTHTKEESLAVAHEAGIVCNDEYLLHPDPYPARDDWCRDRVALTERRLAEHDPEIPLVLAGHWPLVREPTSVMWYPEFAQWCGTELTADWHRRFNVTAVVYGHLHIPRTTWYDGVRFEEVSIGYPREWRDRGHPRGLLRQILPYEGEPAPTVTTGAEQSARHHTPGGSS; from the coding sequence ATGACTGCTCCGAGCGAACCCGCACCGCACGGTGCTCCCGCCGCCGTTCCGTCCCCCGGTGAGGGGCCCCGACCGCCGGGCGCGGGCCGCCTGCTGGCCGTGAGCGATCTGCACGCGGCGGTCACCGACAACCGGCCCATCGTGGAGTCCCTGCACCCCACATCCGACGCGGACTGGCTGATCGTCGCGGGCGATGTGGCCGAGCGCCCCGAGGACATCCGGTGGGCGCTCGAACTCCTCGCGGAGCGCTTCGCCCACGTCATCTGGACCCCTGGCAACCACGAGCTGTGGACGCTCGACAAGGACCCGGTCCAACTGCGCGGCGAGGCCCGCTACACCTACCTCGTCGAGCTGTGCCGGAGCCTCGGAGTGACCACCCCCGAGGACCCCTTCCCGCTCTGGCCGGGCCCCGAAGGACCGGTGGCTGTGGCGCCGCTCTTCCTCCTGTACGACTACACCTTCCGCGCCCCGGGCACGCACACGAAGGAGGAGTCGCTGGCCGTCGCCCACGAGGCCGGGATCGTCTGCAACGACGAATACCTCCTCCACCCGGACCCCTACCCCGCCCGCGACGACTGGTGCCGCGACCGGGTGGCCCTGACCGAGCGCCGACTCGCGGAGCACGACCCCGAGATACCCCTCGTCCTCGCCGGACACTGGCCGCTCGTCAGGGAACCCACGTCGGTGATGTGGTATCCGGAGTTCGCCCAGTGGTGCGGCACCGAACTCACCGCCGACTGGCACCGCCGCTTCAACGTCACGGCCGTCGTCTACGGCCACCTCCACATCCCCCGTACGACCTGGTACGACGGGGTGCGCTTCGAGGAGGTCTCCATCGGCTATCCCCGGGAGTGGCGCGACCGGGGCCACCCGCGCGGACTGCTGCGCCAGATCCTCCCGTACGAGGGCGAGCCCGCCCCCACCGTCACGACCGGCGCCGAACAGTCCGCCCGGCACCACACCCCCGGAGGCTCCTCGTGA
- a CDS encoding CbtB domain-containing protein: MAQSAAPAAGASAITPISAKAIAPWAVFFGILMLVLLYFVGAEQGATALISGQGVHEWVHDGRHLLGFPCH; this comes from the coding sequence ATGGCACAGTCCGCCGCTCCCGCCGCGGGGGCATCGGCGATCACCCCGATCTCGGCGAAGGCCATAGCCCCATGGGCGGTCTTCTTCGGCATCCTCATGCTCGTCCTGCTCTACTTCGTCGGCGCCGAACAGGGCGCCACCGCGCTCATCTCGGGCCAGGGCGTCCACGAGTGGGTCCACGACGGCCGTCACCTGCTCGGTTTCCCCTGCCACTGA
- a CDS encoding tetratricopeptide repeat protein: MDETYYEFGTAAERWDRAQLFFEAKEYLTAARILGGLVEEAPEQVAPRLLLARSYYHSARLGKAEQELRAVLELDPVEGYARLMLGRTLERQGRPSDAAPHLRMAAAFAGDFGPGADRP, translated from the coding sequence ATGGACGAGACCTACTACGAATTCGGCACGGCCGCCGAGCGGTGGGACCGGGCGCAGCTGTTCTTCGAGGCCAAGGAATACCTGACGGCCGCCCGGATCCTGGGCGGACTCGTCGAGGAGGCGCCTGAGCAGGTCGCTCCGCGGCTGCTGCTGGCCCGCTCCTACTACCACTCCGCACGGCTGGGCAAGGCCGAACAGGAACTGCGGGCCGTCCTGGAACTGGACCCGGTGGAGGGCTACGCGCGGCTCATGCTGGGCCGGACGCTGGAGCGGCAGGGGCGGCCGTCCGACGCGGCGCCGCATCTACGGATGGCCGCCGCGTTCGCCGGTGACTTCGGCCCGGGGGCCGACCGCCCCTGA
- a CDS encoding amidohydrolase has protein sequence MLCTRLTNAHILTMDPGHPVAHDLGIWRGRIVGVDEAVTSLPAREILDLGGATVLPGFIDSHVHLAWAGLKAGTPSVAPCERVEDILAVVDAAARRPAPSGAWVELAGYDQRALGRHLTAAELDRVSHGRKVFLMHDSGHACVVNTAVLELLPAEIPHEQGFLAESAMTAARRLRLPYSQEELADAIELAARGCLDEGVTACAEAGIGGGLLGHSPVELGAYQLLRDRGRLPLRVQLMASGDTLRPRAAHADDGFIRALDLGLRTGFGDDWLSLGALKIYTDGGMMARTAALTSPYEGTTGDTGRFQDDPERLAALIVDGHLAGWQLAVHAIGDRAADLALDALARAQKLRPRPDARHRIEHAGLIRPDQLPRFAALGVSAVIQPNFLRSFGDDYATVMGEERSGWMYRGRGFLDHGVALVGSSDRPVTDGSPLRAIQFMVERTSASGRPIGPGEAVTVDEALRAYTVAGARACHWERTAGALTPGSRADLVVLGDDPRRVDPSRIGAIEILRTFVGGVQAS, from the coding sequence ATGCTCTGTACGAGGCTGACGAACGCTCACATCCTCACGATGGACCCGGGTCACCCGGTCGCCCACGACCTCGGCATCTGGCGGGGGCGGATCGTCGGCGTGGACGAGGCGGTGACCTCCCTGCCCGCCCGCGAGATCCTCGACCTCGGAGGCGCCACCGTGCTGCCCGGCTTCATCGACAGCCATGTCCACCTGGCCTGGGCCGGGTTGAAGGCCGGGACGCCGAGCGTCGCACCGTGCGAGCGGGTCGAGGACATCCTCGCCGTGGTGGACGCGGCCGCCCGGCGGCCGGCCCCGTCCGGCGCCTGGGTGGAGCTCGCCGGGTACGACCAGCGGGCGCTGGGCCGCCACCTCACCGCCGCCGAACTGGACCGGGTCAGCCACGGTCGCAAGGTCTTCCTGATGCACGACTCCGGGCACGCCTGTGTGGTCAACACCGCCGTGCTGGAGCTGCTGCCGGCCGAGATCCCGCACGAGCAGGGTTTCCTCGCCGAGAGCGCCATGACCGCCGCCCGCAGGCTGCGGCTGCCCTACTCGCAGGAGGAGCTGGCCGACGCGATCGAACTGGCCGCCCGCGGCTGTCTCGACGAGGGCGTCACGGCCTGCGCCGAGGCGGGTATCGGCGGCGGACTCCTCGGCCACAGCCCCGTCGAACTCGGCGCCTACCAACTGCTGCGGGACCGGGGCCGCCTGCCCCTGCGGGTCCAGCTCATGGCCTCCGGCGACACTCTGCGGCCGCGCGCCGCGCACGCCGACGACGGCTTCATCCGGGCCCTGGACCTCGGCCTGCGCACCGGGTTCGGTGACGACTGGCTGTCGCTGGGCGCGCTCAAGATCTACACCGACGGCGGGATGATGGCGCGTACGGCCGCGCTGACCTCCCCGTACGAGGGTACGACCGGCGACACCGGCCGGTTCCAGGACGACCCCGAGCGCCTCGCCGCCCTCATCGTCGACGGGCACCTGGCCGGATGGCAGCTCGCCGTCCACGCCATCGGTGACCGCGCCGCCGACCTGGCCCTGGACGCTCTGGCGCGGGCCCAGAAACTGCGGCCCCGGCCGGACGCCCGCCACCGTATCGAGCACGCGGGGCTGATCCGGCCCGACCAGCTGCCCCGCTTCGCAGCCCTCGGCGTGAGCGCCGTGATCCAGCCCAACTTCCTGCGCTCCTTCGGTGACGACTACGCGACGGTGATGGGGGAGGAGCGGTCCGGCTGGATGTACCGGGGCCGGGGCTTCCTGGATCACGGGGTCGCCCTGGTCGGCAGCTCCGACCGGCCCGTCACCGACGGCTCACCGCTGCGGGCGATCCAGTTCATGGTCGAACGCACCTCCGCCTCGGGCCGTCCCATCGGCCCCGGCGAGGCCGTCACCGTCGACGAGGCGCTGCGCGCCTACACGGTCGCCGGAGCCCGTGCCTGCCACTGGGAGCGCACGGCGGGCGCTCTGACCCCCGGCAGCCGCGCCGACCTGGTGGTCCTGGGCGACGACCCGCGCCGGGTGGACCCCTCGCGGATCGGGGCCATCGAGATCCTGAGGACCTTCGTGGGCGGGGTGCAGGCCTCCTGA